GACCTCGGTCGACTCACCCGAGTACGCCGCCGGCGTGGCCATCGGCCGGGCCCTCGCCGAGGCCGGGTACGCGGTGATCACCGGCGGCGGCCCGGGCGCGATGGAGGCCGCCAACCGCGGCGCCTCGGACGCCGGCGGTCTCTCGGTCGGGCTCGGCATCGAGCTGCCCTTCGAGCAGGGCCTCAACGAGTTCGTCGACCTCGGTCTGAACTTCCGGTACTTCTTCGTCCGCAAGACGATGTTCGTGAAGTACGCCCAGGGCTTCGTGGTGCTGCCGGGCGGGCTCGGCACCCTGGACGAGCTGTTCGAGGCGCTGACGCTGGTTCAGACGAAGAAGGTCACCCGGTTCCCGGTGATCCTCTTCGGCAGCGCGTACTGGGGCGGCCTGGTGGAGTGGCTGAGGACCACCCTGGTCGCCCAGGGCAAGGCGGCCCCCCACGACCTGGAGCTGTTCCACGTCACCGACGAGGTGGACGAGGTGCTGAAGATCCTGGAGGAGAGCCGCCGGCCCAACGGCTCCGAGATCTGAGCCCGCGGTGCGCGGGGGCCGGCCCCGGCCCGGTACGGCTGCCGCCGCCGGGGTCAGGCCAGTCCCCGGCGGGCCACCGCCGGGGGCCGGGTGCCACGGATCGAGGCCACCATGTCCAGCACCTGGCGGGTCTCGGCGACCTGGTGCACCCGGTAGATCCGGGCGCCCAGCCAGGCGGAGACCGCGGTGGTGGCCAGGGTGCCCAGCAGCCGCTCCTGGACCGGCTTGTCCAGCGTCTCGCCGACGAAGTCCTTGTTGGAGAGCGACACCAGCACCGGGAAACCGGTCGCGGTCATCTCCGGCAGCCGACGGGTGGCCTCCAGCGAGTGCCGGGTGTTCTTGCCGAAGTCGTGGCCCGGGTCGATGATCACCGCGTCCCGGCGGACGCCCAGCTCCACGGCCCGCTCGGCCAGCCCGACCGTCACCCGCAGGATGTCGGCCATCACGTCCTCGTATCCCACCCGGTGCGGCCGGGTACGCGGCTCGGCACCGCCGGCGTGGGTGCACACCAGCCCGGCGCCGTACCGGGCGGCGACCTCGGCCAGCCGCGGGTCCACCCCGCCCCAGGCGTCGTTGAGCAGGTCGGCGCCGACCTCGCAGACCGCCTCGCCGACCTCGTGCCGCCAGGTGTCCACGCTGATCACCGCCCCGGGGTGGCGCTTGCGCAGCTCGGCGACGAAGGGCACCGTCCGGCGCAGCTCCTCCTCGACGGTCACCTCCTCGCCCGGGCCGGCCTTCACCCCGCCGATGTCCAGGACGGCGGCGCCCTCGGCCACCGCCCGGTCCGCGGCGGCGAACGCGGCCTCGTCCGCGAAGGTGGCCCCGCGGTCGAAGAAGGAGTCCGGGGTGCGGTTGACGATGGCCATGATCACCAGCTCGTCGTCGCCGAACTCCCGTGGGCCAAGGCGTAGTGCCACCGGTGTCTCCTCCACAGCTCGCCCGGGTGCGATGATGGGCCCCGGCCTACTCGGGGACCATGATCCCACCAGTACCGGGGCCGACCGGGGACAGACGGAGGACAGCTCGTGTTCTGGGTGATCGTGGCGGCGATGGCCGTGGTGGTCGGCGGCGCCGCCCTGGTGGCGCTGGGTGGCGGCGGCTCGCTCCCGGAGGCGGAGCACGACCGCATCTGGGCCCGGCTGCCGCGGGAGCGCCCGCTCAGCCGCGACGACGTGGACGCGCTGCGGCTGCCGATGGCGCTGCGCGGCTACCGCATGGACGAGGTGGACGACGTCCTGGACCGGCTCGGTGCCGAGCTCGCCCACCGGGACTCCCGGATCGCCGAACTGGAGGCCGCCGCCGCCCTGCGCGGCGCGGTGGAGGCCGGGGCCGCGGGCGAGGCCGACGAGGAGCCGCTGCCCGGCCTGGAGGAGTTCGCCAAGGTCGTCGACCACGCCGCCGCACAGCCGGCGCACCCGGCCGGCGAGCAGACGCAGGACCGCACGGGGGAGCGGTGAGCGGGGCCGTCCGCGGCGCCGACGGGCTGCTCCGCTGCGGGTGGGGCGACTCGACCGAGGACTACCGGACGTACCACGACACCGAGTGGGGCCGCCCGGTCCACGGCGAGGACGCCCTGTTCGAGCGGATCTCCCTGGAGGCGTTCCAGTCCGGACTGTCCTGGATCACCATCCTGCGCCGCCGGGAGAACTTCCGGACGGCGTTCTCCGGGTTCGTGATCGCCGAGGTGGCCGCCTTCGGCCCCGCCGACGTGGAGCGGCTGCTCGCCGACGAGGGCATCATCCGCAACCGCGCCAAGATCGAGGCCACCCTGGCCAACGCCGGGGCCGCGCTGGCCCTGGACGGCGGCCTGGACGAGCTGGTCTGGCGGTACGCCGCCGACCCGGGCCGGCCGGCCCCCCGCACGCTGGACGAGGTGCCGGCCGTGACGCCCGAGTCGACGGCGCTGGCCAAGGAGCTCAAGAAGCGGGGCTTCCGCTTCGTCGGCCCGACCACGGCGTACGCCCTGATGCAGGCCTGCGGCCTGGTCAACGACCACCTGGCCGACTGCCACGCCCGCTGACCTCCGCGCGGGCTCCGGGCCGCTCCGGGAGGTGCCTCAGCGCCCCAGGTAGACCGGCTTCTCCTTGGCGATGAAGGCGCGGACCGCGATCCGGTGGTCCTCGCTGGTGCCCGCCAGGGTCTGCAGCTCGTCCTCCTTGTCCAGCAGCTCGCTCAGCGAGTGCGAGGCGCCGTACGCCAGCGACTCCTTGATCGCGCCGTAGGCGACCGTCGGGCCCTCGGCCAGCTCCTTGGCGAACTCGCGCGCGGCACCGGCCAGTTCGGCGGTCGGCACGACCCGGGTGGCCAGGCCCAGGGTGAGCGCCTCGGGGGCCTTCACGGTCCGCGGCAGCATCAGCAGCTCGGTGGCCCTGGCGTGGCCGACCAGCCGCGGCAGCGTCCAGGAGGCACCCGAGTCGGCGGTGAGCGCCACCCCGGCGAAGGAGGTGTTGAAGCCAGCGGTGTCGGCGACGATCCGGAAGTCGCAGGCGAAGGCCAGCGAGGCGCCCGCGCCCGCGGCCACCCCGTTGACCGCCGCGACGGTCGGCTTGCGCATCCCGGCCAGCGCCCGCACCAGCGGGTTGTAGTGCTCCGCGACGGTCCGCAGGGCGCCCTCGCCGGTCTCCTCCTGCCGCTTCAGCAGCCCCAGGTGCTCCTTGAGGTCCTGTCCGACGCAGAACGCCTTGTCGCCCGCGCCGGTGAGCAGCACGGCCCGGACGGCGTCGTCCGCGGCGACCGCGACCAGGGTGTCGCGCAGCGCCACCTTGGTGGGGACGTCCAGCGCGTTCATGGCGTCCGGGCGGTTGATGGTGATGACGGCGAGCGGGCCGTCGAGCTCGTAGGCGACGGGTTCGGTCATGGCGGGGGCTCCCGGGGGTGGTGGGACAGGTCGCTCGTCAGCATGCCGGAGCCGGGGGCCGGCTGGGGAGTGTGAGGTAGCGCACCCTCCCGGAGCGTGTCGTAGCCCGTCGTGATGCGGCTTCTGGCAGGTAATCGGCCGATTCGGGCGCGTCCGGACGGGCTTGCGCAGAGAGTGATGTTGGTCATCGGGCCGCCGCATGCGGGATAATGGCTTCCGATCAAAGCGTTCGATGCCGGTGGTGGACGGACTGCCGGTACGTAGCTGAGCGGTTGCAGGAAGGGGAACGAGCATGGCGGCCATGAAGCCGCGGACGGGTGACGGCCCGCTCGAGGTCACCAAAGAGGGGCGGGGCATCATCATGCGAGTTCCGCTTGAGGGCGGCGGACGCCTGGTGGTGGAGCTCACGCCCGATGAGGCAGACGCACTGGGCGAGGCGCTGAAGAAGGCCTGCGGCTGACCGCAGCAGGTGTTCCCCCATCTCCTGGAGATGCGCGAGGGCCCGGTTCCGCTGGACGGATCCGGGCCCTTCGCCGTTCCCGGGGCACCCGGGGGCAGGGTTCAGCGTTTGACCGCGCAGAGCAGGCCGTCGCTGACCGGCAGCAGGGCGGGCAGCAGCAGGTCGCTCTCCCGGACCTCCCGGACCAGCTCGCGCACCGCGTGGGTCTGCGGGTCGTTCTGCTCGGGCTCGGCCAGTCGGCCCTCCTGGAACACCCCTTCGAAGCAGACCGCCCCGCCGGGGCGCAGCAGCCGCAGCGCCTCCGCCAGGTAGGACTGCGACTCGGCCGGATCGCCGTCGCAGAACACCAGGTCGTACTGGCCGTCGGCGAGCCGGGGCAGCACGTCGAGCGCCCGGCCGGGGATGAACCTCGAACGGTTGGGCGCGAAGCCGGCCGCGTGGTACGCCTCGCGGGCGTACTGCTGGCGGACCGGTTCGGAGTCCACCGTGGTCAGCACGCCGTCAGGACGCATGCCGCGCAGCAGGTACACCCCGGAGACGCCGGTGCCGGTGCCGATCTCGGCGACCGCCTTGGCGTCCAGCGCGGCGGCCAGCAGGCGCAGGCAGGCGCCGCCGCTCGGGCCGATCGCGCGTATCCCGGTCCTGGCCGCCAGGGCCCGGGCGTAGGTCAGCACCGCGTCCTCGCCGACATAGGTGTCGGCGAGTTCAACGCGCTCGGGCCCGAACTCGGTGATGGCTGCCTCTCCCCGAAGCGCCGGATGCCGACCTGATGTCGACATTTCAGCCACAGACTACTGTCCGGGCGGGAACCGCGTTCGACGCCTGGCCGTTGTTCCAGAGCGGGACCGCCGATACGAGTGCGTACCACCCGGTCCTGGGGGCCGGGCGGCCGTGCAGACGGGCGTTCGATCGGTTTTATCCGGATCCGACGGGTGAGGTGGATATGGTGGTTGCCCTGCTGGGCAGAAGAGCCGACCGAGGAGGTGTGGCCGAGGGCGACGTCCCTGTGCGGCGGCACCCCCGCGGCACCGCGTCGGCCCGTACGCCGAAGCCCGTGATGAACCAGTCTGCGCACTCCCCCCTGGACACGCCGACCGCAGCCGACGGCTCGGCGGCCGAGCCCGCCGCCGTGCTGGCGAGCTTCACCGAGGGCACGGGCGCGGAGGGCTGGACCCCTCCCAGCTGGGAGGAGATCGTCGAGGCGCACAGCGCCCGGGTGTACCGGCTGGCCTACCGCCTGACGGGCAATCAGCACGACGCCGAGGACCTCACCCAGGAGGTCTTCGTCCGGGTGTTCCGCTCGCTGTCCACCTACACCCCCGGCACGTTCGAGGGCTGGCTGCACCGGATCACCACCAATCTCTTCCTCGACATGGTGAGGCGCCGTCAGCGGATCCGCTTCGACGCCCTGGCCGAGGACGCCGCCGAGCGGCTGCCGAGCCGTGAGCCCAGCCCGGCCCAGCACTTCAGCGACACCCACTTCGACGCCGACGTCCAGCAGGCGCTGGACACCCTCGCCCCCGAGTTCCGCGCGGCCGTGGTGCTGTGCGACATCGAGGGCCTCTCCTACGAGGAGATCGCCGCGACCCTGGGCGTGAAGCTCGGCACCGTGCGCAGCCGTATCCACCGCGGCCGCTCGCACCTGCGGGCCGCCCTCAAGCACCGCGCCCCGAACACCGCCCCCGGGCGGGCCCGGCGCGGCGGATCGGCCGAGCCGGTCGCGGTCGGAGCCGACGGCCCTTTCGCCGGTGAGTCCGACCGGAGGGGCTCATGACCGAGCGCAGCCCGGAGTCCCAGGGCCGCTCCCGATGGGCCCAGCTGTCCCGGCGCGCTGAGCAGCAGCGGGGCGAGCAGCAGGGCGAGTCCGCCGAGCTGCGGGCCCTCCCGGTGCGCCCGGCCGAGCCCGCGCCCGACGAGCACCTCGGCGACCGCCTGACCGCCTACCTGGACGGCGAACTCGGCCACGACTCGCGCGAGCGGGTCCAGGCCCACCTGGCGACCTGCGCCGACTGCCTGGCCGAGGCCGACGCCGGCCGCGCGGTCAAGCACCTGCTGACCGAGGCGGTCACCCCCGCCCCCTCCTCGATGCTGATGGCCCGTCTGCTGGCGGTCGCCGCCGCACCGGAGGACGAGCGCGGCGACGGCCCGGGCGGCGGCTCGGTCGCCGCCACCGGCACGCTCGGCGGCAGCCGGCTGACCGGCGGCTCGTTCGGGCGCGGCGCGGGCTCCACGTTCGGCGGCGGCGCGCTCGGGGCGGACTCCCCGATACCCGGCATCGACCCGCGGGCCCGGCAGACCCCGCCCCGGCCGTTCGCGAGCCGCCGCGGCGGCCCGCTGGAGGCCCCCCGTCCGCTGGCGGCGCTCGCCGGTACCGCGATGCTCCGGCCGGCTCCCGCGCGCGGCCGCCGACTGGTCTTCGCCGCGGCCGGCGCCTTCTCGGTGGCCGCGGTCACGCTGGGCGGCGTGGGGTTCACCACCGGCGCGGCCGGGTCGGTGGGGGAGAACCGGCACCGCTCGGTCACCCCGGCCGGGGTTCCCGGCGGCGACGCGATCGTCCCGGTCACCGCGCAGCTCCCGTACGACCAGTCGGACCGCTCGATGTCCAACAACCAGCCCCCCGCGGCCGTGCCGCAGCCGTTCCGGTTCCAGCAGGAGTCCGCGGCCGACGGGTACCCGCGCCACCTGCCCCGCTGACCCCCGCGCCGGCCGGCCTCGACGGCCGGCTGGCCCCGCGCTGCCCGGCCTCCGGTCGGCGCCGTCCGGAGGCCGGCCGGCGGGCCGCCGGGCGGGCGGACTTCACCCCCGCTTCACGGGGTGAGGGGGGCGCGAATCGGGCCGGGCCCATTACTCTGTACAGACCGTTGTCCGGCGCTGGGAGCTCAGGTGTTTTCAGACATAGGCCCACTTGAGGTCGTGACGCTGGTGATCCTGGCCATCGTGATCTTCGGCCCGGACAAGCTGCCGAAGCTGATCCAGGACACCACGGGCTTCATCCGGAAGATCCGGTCCTTCGCGGACAGCGCCAAGCAGGACATCCGCGAGGAGCTCGGCCCGGAGTTCAAGGACTTCGAGTTCCAGGACCTCCACCCGAAGACCTTCGTCCGCAAGCAGTTGCTCGGCGACAACGAGGACCCGCTGGGCTTCAAGGACCTCAAGGACGGCCTGGACTTCACGTCCGCGCTGAACGACGAGCCGTCCCGGCCGGCCCCGGCCGCCACCCCGGCCGTCGGCCTCGCGAAGACCGGCGGCTCCGGCGCGCCGCTCGCCACCGGGGAGCGCCCGCCGTTCGATCCGGACGCCACCTGACGCCCGTACGCCCTCGCCGTGCCCCTGGCGCCCCGCTCTCCGAGTGGGGCGCCTTCGCGTTCCGGCCGCCTAGGGTGCAGGGATGCCGTCGGCGCCGTGGTGGGGCGCCGGGGGCGCGGGCGTGCCCTCCGTCACGTTCGGCCGTGTTCGGCCCCGAGATGCCGGTCCCGGGCCATCCGGTACGACACCATGGAGCGCTGTGGCGAAAGCCGATCGGTTCGTCGGGTTGGAGGAGGTCCGGGATGGACGCGACGAGTAGTGCGGTGGGGGCGGGCGCGGGGACGGCCACCACGCCCGTGGTGGGCGCGCAGGCCAAGCCCGTCGACCCGCTGGCACCGTACCTGGCCGCGGACTTCCCGTGGTACGGCCTCGACGAGGGCTGGACGGGCCGCCGCTGGCTCGGCCAGGTCGGCGCCGGCCACAGCCGGATCGGCGAGCCCGCCGCCGTCGACTACGGCTCGCTCGGCCACGGCGACGAGCCCGCCAAGCAGGCCGAGGTGCGGGACGTCCGCCGGTTCGCCGTGGTGGTGACCGTCGCACGGCGGCCCGGGCGCCGCAGCGCCGACAACACCGGGACGCTGGAGGCCACCTCCGCATCCTCGGCGGCCTGGCTGGCCGGCTCCGGCCTGCTCGCCGCCACCTGGCCGGGCCAGCTGGACCGGACCCTGCGGCAGGACTGGCTGGACCAGCAGACCGCCCTCGCCTGGGACCTCGCCGACGACCTCGAAGGGCCGGCCTGGTCCTCGCTCACCCTCCCGGTCAACGGCGTCCCGCAGCCCTTCCGCTACCGCGAGTCGGAGTACGGCTGGGTGCTCGCCGGCGAGGCCCCGGGCGTCCTGCTCGGTGCCTACGGCCGCGGCGTGAGCGCGTACGGCGTCGGCTTCACCGCCGTCCCCGACCTCGCGGGCTACAACGGCCGCTGACTCACCGGTGGCCTCACCGGTCGGCGCAGGAGTACGAGCCGTCCGCCTCCCGGGCCACCGCGTTGTGGCCCAGGCAGGCCAGCATCGGCGCCACCGAGTACGCCCGCAGGACGCCGCCAGCCAGCAGCAGGACGCAGACCGTCCCGACCGTGGCCAGCACCAGCCGGGAGGACCGCGCGGCGGCGATCAGCGCGACCAGCGCCGCCGCCGCGCTCAGCACCACCGCGATCAGCACCAGTGGGCCGCGGTTGTCCCGCAGCCCCGGGAACTGGTCCGGCTGCTCGGCCTCCAGCGTCGCGGCGTAGCCGATCACCAGCAGCAGGGCCGAGACCGGCACCAGCCCCACCATCAGACAGCCCTTCACGGCCCCTCCCCCTTCGGCCCACCCACCCCGGGCCCGGCCACCCCCCCCCGCAGGGACGCCCACCCACCCCCCCGGGGTTCCGCCGCCGGGCAACGCCGCCGGGCAACGACAAGGGGCCGCGCACGGGGAGACTCCCCGCACACGGCCCCGGGCCGTACGGATCAGAACTTGTTCTTCGGCGTGAGGCCGAGGGACAGGCCGGAGAGGCCGCGCTTGCGGCCGCCGAGCTTGCCGGCGATGGTGCGGAGGGCCGAGCCGGCCGGGGACTCCGGGTTGGAGAGGACCACCGGGCGGCCGTCGTCGCCGCCCTCGCGGAGGCGGACGTCGATCGGGATCGAGCCGAGCACCGGGACGGTGGCGCCAACGCTGCGGGTCAGCGCGTCCGCGACGGTCTGGCCGCCGCCGGTGCCGAAGACGTCGATCATCTCGTCGCAGTGCGGGCAGGGCATGCCCGACATGTTCTCGATCACGCCGACGATCTTCTGGTGCGTCTGGAGCGCGATGGTGCCCGCCCGCTCGGCCACCTCGGCGGCGGCCATCTGCGGGGTGGTGACGATCAGGATCTCCGCGTTCGGGACCAGCTGGGCGACCGAGATGGCGATGTCGCCGGTGCCCGGAGGCAGGTCGAGCAGCAGGACGTCCAGGTCGCCCCAGTACACGTCGGCGAGGAACTGCTGGAGCGCGCGGTGCAGCATCGGCCCGCGCCACACCACCGGGGCGTTGCCCGGGGTGAACATGCCGATCGAGATGACCTTCACGCCGTTCGCGGCCGGCGGCATGATCATGTCCTGGACCTGGGTCGGCCGGCCCTCGACGCCCAGCATCCGCGGCACGCTGTGGCCGTAGATGTCGGCGTCCACCACCGCGACCTTCAGGCCGTCGGCGGCCATCGCGGCGGCCAGGTTGACCGTCACCGAGGACTTGCCGACGCCGCCCTTGCCGGAGGCGACCGCGTAGACCCGGGTGAGCGTGCCCGGCTTGGCGAACGGGATCTCCCGCTCGGGGGCGCCGCCGCGCAGCAGCTGGGAGAGCTCGCGCCGCTGCTCGTCGCTCATCACGTCCAGCTCGACCGCGACCGAGGCGACCCCGGCGACCGCCGACACCGCGTCGGTGACCCGCTGCACGATCGTCTCGCGCATCGGACAGCCCGAGACGGTCAGGTAGACCGCGACGCGCACCGCGCCGCCGTCGGCGATCTCGACGGATTTCACCATGCCGATCTCGGTGATCGGGCGGTTGATCTCCGGGTCGTGGACGGTCGCCAGCGCCTCGCGGACGGACTCCTCCGTCACGCCGGTCGCAACCTCTGTCTCGTTGGCCATGCCTTGATGGTACGGCGCTGCGGCGTCCCCCCGACCCGCCGGTAGCGTGCCGCCGGTCACACGCCCGCCGACCCCGCGCCGAGCCCCTCACCGACCCCGCGCCGACGGCCTCACCGCCCCCGCCCCGGCCGCCTCACCGGCCCCGTGTCGACCGCTCCTCAGACCAGGTCCGAGGCACCCCGGCGCTGCTCCTCCAGCTCCTTCAGCAGCGCCTGCAGCTCCGAGCGGACGAAGTCGCGGGTGGCCACCTCGCCGAGCCCCTGGCGGAGCGCCGCGACCTCGCGGGTGAGGTACTCGGTGTCGGCGATGTTGCGGTCGCTGCGGGCGCGGTCCTGCTCCATGTTGACCCGGTCCCGGTCGTCCTGGCGGTTCTGCGCCAGCAGGATCAGCGGCGCCGCGTACGAGGCCTGAAGCGAGAGCATCAGGGTCAGGAAGATGAACGGGTAGTCGTCGAAGTGGACCTCGTCCGGCAGCAGGGTGTTCCAGCCGACCCAGACGATCACCACCACGGTCATCCAGACGATGAACCGGCCGGTGCCCAGGAACCGCGCGATCCGCTCGGAGAGCTTGCCGAACGCCTCCGGGTCGTAGGTGGGCAGGGTGATCAGGCCGGGCCGGGCGGTGCGCGGCTGGTCCAGCCGGGCGCGGGTCCCGCCGGTGATCTCGGTGCGCTGCGAGCGGCCGCCCTCGCGGGTGCGCAGTTCGCGCAGCTGCCGCAGCTCGCCCTGGATCCGCCGGCCCGCGCCGTCCTCGCGGCCCGGCCGGCCCTTGCGGTCAGCGTCCACCGGCGGTCTCCCTCTCCCCGACGGGCTGCCCCACCGGCTGCCCCTCCATCCCGTGCAGCGAGGACTCGCGCCAGTCCTCCGGCAGCAGGTGGTCGAGCACGTCGTCGACGGTGACGGCGCCCAGCAGGTGGTCCGCCTCGTCGACCACCGGCGCGGCGACCATGTTGTAGGTGGCCAGGTAGCTGGTGATCAGCGGCAGCGGGGTGTCCGGGGGGATCGGGTCCAGGTCGTCGTCGACCAGCGAGCCGACCAGGGTGAACGGGGGCTCGCGCAGCAGCCGCTGGAAGTGCACGATGCCCAGGTACTTGCCGGTGGGCGTCTCGTTCGGCGGGCGGCAGACGTACACCTGGGCGGCGAGCGCGGGCTTGTGGTCGCGGATCCGGATCCGGGCCAGGGCCTCGGCCACGGTGGCGTCCGGCTCCAGGACGATCGGCTCGGTGGTCATCAGACCGCCCGCGGTGTCCTCCGCGTAGCTGAGCAGGCGGCGCATCTCGGCGGCGTCCTCCGGCTCCATCAGACGCAGCAGCCGCTCGGCGTCCTCCTCGGGGAGGTCGGAGAGCAGGTCGGCGGCGTCGTCCGGGTCCATCGCCTCCAGGACGTCGGCGGCGCGCTCCTCCTTCAGCTTGCCGATGATCTCGACCTGGTCGTCCTCGGGGAGCTCCTCCAGGACGTCGGCGAGCCGGTCGTCGTCCAGCGCGGCGGCCACCTCGGCGCGGCGCTTGGCCGAGAGGTGGTGCATCACGTTCGCCAGGTCGGCGGGGCGCAGCTGCTCGAAGGTGGCCAGCAGGTTGGCCGCGCCCTGCCCCTCCTCGACCAGCGAGAAGCCGGTGACGGCGGACCAGTCCAGGGTGAGCGTCTCGCCCTTGGCCTTGCGCAGCCGGCCGACCTTGCCGACCTGGACGAAGACCTTGCTGATCTCCCACTCGCGGACCCGGCTCTGCACCATCGCCACGTCCAGGACGGTGACCTCGTCCCGGGTCTTGGTCCGCATCACGGTGCGGTCCAGCAGCTCGGCGAGGACCAGGGTCTCCGAGGGACGCTGCTCGAAGCGGCGCATGTTGACCACGCCGGTGGTGATCACCTGGCCGGACTCCAGGCTGGTCACCCGGGTCATCGGCAGGAAGATCCGGCGGCGCCCGATCACCTCGACCACCAGGCCCAGCACCCGCGGCGGCTTGCCGCCGAGCCGCAGCGACACCACCACGTCGCGGACCCGGCCCACCTGGTCGCCGTTGGGGTCGAAGACGGCGACACCGGCGAGGTGCGAGATGAAGACCCGGCTGCCTGGCCCTGCCATGGACTCCCTCTCTCTCCCGTCATTCCCGGGCCAAGGCTACCCGTGCCCCCACCCGCCAGCCCGCCGAGCGGCGGCCCGGCCCGGGGACGTCTCGGCGGGGGAGGAGGTCAGCGCCCGCGGCGCCGGAACAGCAGCTTCGGCAGGCCGGCCGGGATGGGCTCGCGGGTGGTCGCCGGAGTCTCCATCGGGCGGGCCGTGTGCGAGCCGTGGGGCATCGCGCCGGGCTGCTCGGTGAGCGGTCCGGACGGGGCCAGCCGCAGCACCCGGCACTCGCGGGCCCAGCGGTCGCCGATGGTGTCGGTGTCGGGCGCGTTCAGCCGCTTGCCCTTGAGCTCCTCGACCGCGCCGAGCCAGCCCTCGCTGCCCGGCTCCAGCTCGCTGACCGTGGCCGGCCAGCTGGTCAGCCGGCCCCACTTGTCCTTGCTGCGGACGGTGACCGTGGCCGGCTGACCGGCCACCAGGCCGTGCAGCGGCTGCTCCGCACCGTCGCCCACGACCACCACGGCGCCGTCGTACCAGGCGTGCCACAGCGCCCGGGCCTGGGCCTGCCCGGCGGGAAGGACCCACAGCAGCCCGGACTTCTTGGCCGCCTCCTCCAGCAGTGCGCGCTCCTGGAAGTCGGCCGCGGTGCTCGTCGTCTCCATGGCGCACAGCGTACGGCCTGCCGCCGGAGCCCGTCCGCGAGGCGTCTCACCGATCAGAACGACAGTGCCGTGATGCCCTGACAGGCCTTACCGTGGTCACATCCGCGTCCCAGCCCGCCCGCCGAGGAGACCCGTGCCCGCCGCCCGGCCCGACACCGTCACCGCCACTCCCGCCGGTATGGCCGCCGAAGGCGTGCCGGCGCCGCTGCCGAAGACGGACCTGGTGCTGCTCGCCGTGTCGATCACGGGCATCTC
The window above is part of the Kitasatospora sp. HUAS MG31 genome. Proteins encoded here:
- a CDS encoding TIGR00730 family Rossman fold protein gives rise to the protein MTATGEDKHYGHGPEEVGAPERKKPWPEKQKGPVLLRRDQVGTSTTDQRLLDTTGPTDWLHTDPWRVWRITSEFVEGFGALAELPAAISVFGSARTSVDSPEYAAGVAIGRALAEAGYAVITGGGPGAMEAANRGASDAGGLSVGLGIELPFEQGLNEFVDLGLNFRYFFVRKTMFVKYAQGFVVLPGGLGTLDELFEALTLVQTKKVTRFPVILFGSAYWGGLVEWLRTTLVAQGKAAPHDLELFHVTDEVDEVLKILEESRRPNGSEI
- the folP gene encoding dihydropteroate synthase, whose translation is MAIVNRTPDSFFDRGATFADEAAFAAADRAVAEGAAVLDIGGVKAGPGEEVTVEEELRRTVPFVAELRKRHPGAVISVDTWRHEVGEAVCEVGADLLNDAWGGVDPRLAEVAARYGAGLVCTHAGGAEPRTRPHRVGYEDVMADILRVTVGLAERAVELGVRRDAVIIDPGHDFGKNTRHSLEATRRLPEMTATGFPVLVSLSNKDFVGETLDKPVQERLLGTLATTAVSAWLGARIYRVHQVAETRQVLDMVASIRGTRPPAVARRGLA
- a CDS encoding DivIVA domain-containing protein; the protein is MFWVIVAAMAVVVGGAALVALGGGGSLPEAEHDRIWARLPRERPLSRDDVDALRLPMALRGYRMDEVDDVLDRLGAELAHRDSRIAELEAAAALRGAVEAGAAGEADEEPLPGLEEFAKVVDHAAAQPAHPAGEQTQDRTGER
- a CDS encoding DNA-3-methyladenine glycosylase I: MSGAVRGADGLLRCGWGDSTEDYRTYHDTEWGRPVHGEDALFERISLEAFQSGLSWITILRRRENFRTAFSGFVIAEVAAFGPADVERLLADEGIIRNRAKIEATLANAGAALALDGGLDELVWRYAADPGRPAPRTLDEVPAVTPESTALAKELKKRGFRFVGPTTAYALMQACGLVNDHLADCHAR
- a CDS encoding enoyl-CoA hydratase/isomerase family protein; this translates as MTEPVAYELDGPLAVITINRPDAMNALDVPTKVALRDTLVAVAADDAVRAVLLTGAGDKAFCVGQDLKEHLGLLKRQEETGEGALRTVAEHYNPLVRALAGMRKPTVAAVNGVAAGAGASLAFACDFRIVADTAGFNTSFAGVALTADSGASWTLPRLVGHARATELLMLPRTVKAPEALTLGLATRVVPTAELAGAAREFAKELAEGPTVAYGAIKESLAYGASHSLSELLDKEDELQTLAGTSEDHRIAVRAFIAKEKPVYLGR
- a CDS encoding DUF3117 domain-containing protein → MAAMKPRTGDGPLEVTKEGRGIIMRVPLEGGGRLVVELTPDEADALGEALKKACG
- a CDS encoding O-methyltransferase, whose amino-acid sequence is MSTSGRHPALRGEAAITEFGPERVELADTYVGEDAVLTYARALAARTGIRAIGPSGGACLRLLAAALDAKAVAEIGTGTGVSGVYLLRGMRPDGVLTTVDSEPVRQQYAREAYHAAGFAPNRSRFIPGRALDVLPRLADGQYDLVFCDGDPAESQSYLAEALRLLRPGGAVCFEGVFQEGRLAEPEQNDPQTHAVRELVREVRESDLLLPALLPVSDGLLCAVKR
- the sigE gene encoding RNA polymerase sigma factor SigE, whose product is MNQSAHSPLDTPTAADGSAAEPAAVLASFTEGTGAEGWTPPSWEEIVEAHSARVYRLAYRLTGNQHDAEDLTQEVFVRVFRSLSTYTPGTFEGWLHRITTNLFLDMVRRRQRIRFDALAEDAAERLPSREPSPAQHFSDTHFDADVQQALDTLAPEFRAAVVLCDIEGLSYEEIAATLGVKLGTVRSRIHRGRSHLRAALKHRAPNTAPGRARRGGSAEPVAVGADGPFAGESDRRGS
- a CDS encoding anti-sigma factor family protein, giving the protein MTERSPESQGRSRWAQLSRRAEQQRGEQQGESAELRALPVRPAEPAPDEHLGDRLTAYLDGELGHDSRERVQAHLATCADCLAEADAGRAVKHLLTEAVTPAPSSMLMARLLAVAAAPEDERGDGPGGGSVAATGTLGGSRLTGGSFGRGAGSTFGGGALGADSPIPGIDPRARQTPPRPFASRRGGPLEAPRPLAALAGTAMLRPAPARGRRLVFAAAGAFSVAAVTLGGVGFTTGAAGSVGENRHRSVTPAGVPGGDAIVPVTAQLPYDQSDRSMSNNQPPAAVPQPFRFQQESAADGYPRHLPR
- a CDS encoding sec-independent translocase; amino-acid sequence: MFSDIGPLEVVTLVILAIVIFGPDKLPKLIQDTTGFIRKIRSFADSAKQDIREELGPEFKDFEFQDLHPKTFVRKQLLGDNEDPLGFKDLKDGLDFTSALNDEPSRPAPAATPAVGLAKTGGSGAPLATGERPPFDPDAT
- a CDS encoding Mrp/NBP35 family ATP-binding protein, yielding MANETEVATGVTEESVREALATVHDPEINRPITEIGMVKSVEIADGGAVRVAVYLTVSGCPMRETIVQRVTDAVSAVAGVASVAVELDVMSDEQRRELSQLLRGGAPEREIPFAKPGTLTRVYAVASGKGGVGKSSVTVNLAAAMAADGLKVAVVDADIYGHSVPRMLGVEGRPTQVQDMIMPPAANGVKVISIGMFTPGNAPVVWRGPMLHRALQQFLADVYWGDLDVLLLDLPPGTGDIAISVAQLVPNAEILIVTTPQMAAAEVAERAGTIALQTHQKIVGVIENMSGMPCPHCDEMIDVFGTGGGQTVADALTRSVGATVPVLGSIPIDVRLREGGDDGRPVVLSNPESPAGSALRTIAGKLGGRKRGLSGLSLGLTPKNKF